One region of Erwinia tracheiphila genomic DNA includes:
- a CDS encoding TIGR03756 family integrating conjugative element protein: MNQPPSRLRKTFCSAAVATVLATASIPAAFAALNTAQIVASAVTQDCISWRVKGICYWLFCTAFGCTVKTSVKVTHFIPEAVVSTYVAPGGNPWTEMAFVSQTAGGLENVVTGALSGVTAGGANPADMKNPGQRKSNIRFKYADAIGHPATSLIGGSIAGYSCDSAATPLMPYFLSTLDSIAWRTGVPESLYPEALIPGRREIGSQASGNMWGNVYPRSGFVSQTDDDKASAVVAQRVADIITRTGQPHVYQVLKGTRHDGYWPPGEVTENTGTKNHKWQRLAPQMTQSCAVFPDGSHSAATDNNEAFALWQPYSCCKRMGQRFLSSTDF, translated from the coding sequence GTGAATCAGCCTCCTTCCCGACTCAGAAAAACGTTCTGCTCTGCCGCTGTCGCCACCGTTCTGGCCACAGCGTCAATACCTGCAGCGTTTGCTGCGCTGAATACGGCACAGATAGTGGCCAGTGCAGTGACGCAGGACTGCATTAGTTGGCGGGTAAAAGGTATCTGTTACTGGCTGTTCTGTACTGCATTCGGCTGCACCGTAAAAACCTCTGTAAAGGTCACCCATTTTATCCCGGAAGCGGTGGTTTCGACCTACGTTGCGCCCGGTGGAAATCCCTGGACAGAGATGGCTTTTGTCAGCCAGACGGCGGGCGGGCTGGAAAATGTCGTTACTGGCGCTTTGTCAGGGGTGACAGCCGGTGGTGCCAACCCGGCAGATATGAAGAACCCGGGGCAGCGTAAATCTAATATTCGCTTCAAATACGCCGATGCCATTGGGCATCCGGCCACGTCTCTTATCGGGGGCAGTATCGCCGGGTATTCCTGCGACAGCGCCGCCACTCCCCTGATGCCGTATTTCCTCAGCACGCTGGACTCGATTGCCTGGCGAACGGGTGTTCCGGAATCGCTTTATCCCGAGGCACTGATCCCCGGTCGACGGGAAATCGGTAGCCAGGCATCCGGCAACATGTGGGGCAACGTCTACCCGCGCTCCGGGTTTGTCAGCCAGACCGATGATGACAAAGCGTCGGCGGTGGTGGCACAGCGTGTGGCGGACATTATCACCCGGACAGGCCAGCCGCACGTTTATCAGGTGCTAAAAGGGACCCGCCACGACGGGTACTGGCCACCGGGAGAAGTCACGGAAAACACCGGCACTAAGAACCATAAGTGGCAGCGTCTGGCGCCTCAGATGACTCAAAGCTGCGCGGTATTTCCGGACGGGAGCCACAGCGCGGCTACTGATAATAACGAGGCCTTTGCGCTGTGGCAGCCCTACAGTTGCTGCAAGCGTATGGGGCAGAGATTCCTGAGCAGCACGGATTTTTGA
- a CDS encoding conjugal transfer protein TraG N-terminal domain-containing protein: protein MTTNSYLEYFLTLLGWLVNNGLWDVLVSTGLFALPMAFKVVGIWLKVREEGEDEGNKGMLSLPRIENALYGAFFVMIACCVPLIQVSLTTLEFDKTRAKTCGTWTPKAPDESGYNNIISSMDGESAAAPVWWVLVHKLSKGVTQAAVASIPCRPDLRQLRFEVQRTFIENRALADELQDFTNDCYSLALYQWKRRDQGQTTDKAALSDLTWIGSSTFLKGDYTTLQSKLPRGMFSWSDARDSGRPNTGNGGYPYCSEWWSAADTGLKARVMEQVDDSYWLRLSAAMKMIGSSQTDYQEEVIRRLVSPANLTVSHGGEVYNGYGGNADMTAMNAISRITGTAGASVASLGAFPALDAMRQALPMVQAVMLMAIYIMVPLILAFAAYEFKTVITLTFVIFAVNFLTFWWELARWLDSWLLTALYSSDTHSRFNMMGFQNTSDDLIMNLVMGTMFIVLPTVWIGALSWAGVNIGVAISNASKEGTGSSHQAAQNGGNLVKGGISSFQAGMSKGMNK, encoded by the coding sequence ATGACAACGAACAGCTATCTGGAGTATTTCCTGACCCTGCTGGGTTGGCTGGTCAATAATGGCCTCTGGGACGTCCTTGTCAGTACCGGACTGTTTGCGCTGCCAATGGCCTTTAAGGTCGTGGGTATCTGGCTGAAGGTTCGCGAAGAAGGGGAAGATGAAGGTAACAAGGGTATGCTGTCGCTACCCCGTATCGAGAATGCGCTTTATGGTGCGTTCTTCGTGATGATTGCCTGTTGCGTTCCGCTGATTCAGGTGAGCCTGACTACGTTGGAGTTTGATAAAACCCGAGCGAAAACGTGTGGAACCTGGACACCAAAAGCGCCTGATGAAAGTGGTTACAATAACATTATCTCCAGTATGGACGGCGAAAGCGCGGCTGCGCCGGTCTGGTGGGTGTTGGTCCATAAGTTATCCAAAGGTGTGACTCAGGCAGCGGTGGCCAGCATTCCCTGCCGGCCGGATCTGCGGCAACTGCGGTTTGAGGTGCAGCGGACGTTCATTGAGAACCGTGCGCTGGCTGATGAGTTGCAGGATTTTACCAACGATTGCTACTCGCTTGCGCTTTACCAGTGGAAACGGCGCGATCAGGGGCAGACAACAGATAAGGCGGCTTTGTCAGACCTCACTTGGATAGGCAGCAGTACCTTTCTTAAAGGAGACTACACCACCCTGCAGTCGAAATTGCCGCGCGGGATGTTCTCCTGGAGTGATGCCCGTGACAGTGGTCGGCCGAATACCGGTAATGGGGGATACCCTTACTGTTCTGAGTGGTGGTCGGCAGCAGATACCGGCCTGAAGGCCAGGGTGATGGAGCAGGTTGATGACAGCTACTGGCTGCGGTTATCTGCGGCGATGAAGATGATTGGCAGCAGCCAGACTGATTATCAGGAGGAGGTAATACGCCGGCTCGTCAGTCCGGCGAACCTGACGGTATCGCATGGCGGTGAAGTATATAACGGCTATGGTGGTAATGCGGATATGACGGCAATGAATGCGATTTCCCGCATCACCGGAACGGCAGGCGCTTCGGTGGCCTCACTGGGCGCGTTCCCGGCTCTGGACGCGATGCGTCAGGCATTGCCGATGGTGCAGGCTGTTATGCTGATGGCCATTTATATTATGGTGCCATTAATCCTGGCCTTTGCGGCCTATGAGTTCAAGACGGTGATCACCCTGACGTTTGTCATTTTTGCCGTGAACTTCCTGACGTTCTGGTGGGAACTGGCCCGCTGGCTCGACAGCTGGTTGCTGACGGCGCTATACAGTTCTGATACCCACTCACGCTTTAATATGATGGGATTCCAGAATACATCGGATGATCTTATTATGAATCTGGTTATGGGGACGATGTTTATCGTGCTGCCAACCGTATGGATCGGTGCATTGTCTTGGGCGGGTGTAAATATTGGTGTGGCTATCAGTAATGCATCTAAAGAAGGGACTGGCAGTTCACATCAGGCAGCTCAGAATGGCGGAAATCTTGTGAAAGGAGGGATTAGCAGTTTCCAGGCGGGAATGAGTAAGGGAATGAACAAATAA
- a CDS encoding integrating conjugative element protein, with translation MNIDTFKSATGAVLLLAGTVGTLLPVRAEISLPQVNDSAFGYGKSVDGAVSDKLFYTLGGGSVISQPATRSNMKKMGLDVGWSSDLMCGNFDLKTTIGNQLNGVTDGFKNLMGDVIQGATGAVASLPAMLIQRANPGLYDMLTNGVLQANVSFDKAQLNCQNMAKKMMDFSDTSKWSQAAIAEEYKSLVNSGETDAIRADQKYQDADGTAGKKWIGGQIRGGKGQKAIRPTYDLASAGYNMMNSLNVLSSETVSSTSCNGGACSKFSNAEEAAQAVVRVLGDRSMRTCSNASQCTSGDTDDQPGLSVAGTGFAPMLEEATKNNTEQLVKLVNGAVKPTANELAKLKTGGLPVTANVIKALQRDPDNTALTVRLASELAMSDTVETALLMRRMLTTGMSEPNAQDQPIALEDGVRRIDALDREIMALKNEMDLKRELARNSVLTIIERDNERVGTNPMIQQTDNADSRFQKLDTPDAE, from the coding sequence ATGAACATCGATACATTTAAATCAGCAACCGGCGCAGTGCTACTGCTTGCCGGAACTGTGGGTACCCTATTGCCTGTCCGGGCTGAAATTTCGCTACCGCAGGTTAATGACAGCGCTTTTGGTTACGGCAAATCCGTTGACGGCGCGGTATCCGACAAATTGTTTTATACCCTGGGTGGTGGGTCGGTGATATCGCAGCCGGCGACGCGCAGCAATATGAAAAAAATGGGTCTGGATGTGGGGTGGAGCAGTGACCTGATGTGCGGCAACTTTGACCTCAAAACCACAATTGGCAACCAGTTAAACGGCGTAACCGATGGTTTTAAAAACCTGATGGGTGACGTTATTCAGGGGGCAACCGGCGCGGTGGCCAGCCTGCCGGCAATGCTTATTCAGCGGGCCAATCCGGGACTGTATGACATGCTGACCAACGGTGTACTGCAGGCGAATGTCTCGTTCGACAAAGCACAACTGAACTGCCAGAACATGGCGAAGAAAATGATGGATTTCAGTGATACCAGCAAGTGGAGCCAGGCAGCTATAGCTGAAGAATATAAATCGCTCGTCAATAGTGGGGAAACGGACGCAATACGTGCAGACCAAAAATATCAGGATGCAGATGGAACCGCTGGCAAAAAATGGATTGGTGGTCAGATAAGAGGAGGAAAAGGGCAGAAGGCGATCCGGCCGACCTATGATTTGGCATCTGCTGGTTACAACATGATGAACAGCCTCAACGTACTAAGTTCAGAAACCGTGAGTAGCACCAGTTGTAACGGTGGTGCCTGCAGTAAGTTCAGTAATGCTGAAGAAGCTGCACAAGCCGTGGTGAGAGTTCTTGGTGATCGCTCAATGCGCACCTGCAGCAATGCGTCGCAATGCACCAGTGGAGATACCGATGATCAGCCCGGTCTGTCCGTTGCTGGTACAGGATTTGCCCCGATGCTGGAAGAAGCCACAAAGAACAATACAGAGCAACTGGTGAAACTGGTTAATGGTGCCGTAAAACCCACGGCAAATGAACTGGCGAAGCTGAAAACGGGTGGTTTGCCGGTAACGGCCAATGTCATTAAGGCACTGCAACGTGACCCGGATAATACCGCACTGACAGTTCGTCTCGCCAGTGAGCTTGCCATGTCTGATACGGTCGAAACCGCTTTGTTGATGCGCCGGATGCTGACAACAGGTATGAGTGAGCCAAATGCTCAGGATCAACCTATTGCACTGGAAGATGGTGTTCGCCGGATTGATGCACTCGATCGCGAAATCATGGCATTGAAGAATGAAATGGACCTTAAACGAGAGCTGGCGAGGAACTCGGTACTGACCATCATTGAGCGGGACAACGAACGTGTCGGCACAAACCCAATGATTCAGCAGACGGACAATGCCGACAGCCGGTTCCAGAAACTTGATACTCCTGATGCAGAGTAA
- a CDS encoding YobI family P-loop NTPase — MALLDVIKGCWSAKETGASINERQGVYDTLTPKIITDSSVEPYFDALDFAFSKSDVKNIAITGPYGAGKSTVILSYLKSRLKKDFINVSLADFSLSGKSEKSESESVEIELSILQQILYKENKDNLPDSRIDRIQNRNKKHIFSLFATVLTVVGPILLLAVALFPKKILSLFSVDEVTLNTIIDAYPARLVFSAFMGMVGLFFIVRAASKAGIFDKKIKLSKIAFLQGSADMASQDASSLLNNCLDEIVYFFSRSQHKIVVFEDLDRLGNTEVFVKLREINQIVNNNIQGEPVRFVYACRDDIFLGADIRTKFFDFILPVIPVMDSRNAYTHLKNKLNDFPTNEQALLKQMSLYISDMRSLQNIVNEFNLFKKVVDDNRNQAKIFSLIFYKNIYAQDYNLTDKKSGVLYSFIHDYRLRKLHENYFISLDERLQQLNTKLARIKQEFATSDADLRKQIISRFISPELWPLISFAKQNSNYYGQYDKYSARNFYESESDFKSFFSNSAQLYIGCEINRGPQFFQIDTTSIVEEYNKRVEVIAKDKAAEYQKTISEIDEVKEKIRTRNSISLADLLNLIGWERFKAIAEGYIEKCDDRTIIDLEQLDTIRNGFRFGGLEALYYLLTNGHIMQDVMMFRSVFHQGTISVNDNDYIKAVGRHMGCEEVNQKFLLDNPKDVLAELIGQRYQYRAGAIHHQIVALLLDSRHSVDTKTLSDMVSMIFQQSSTDILAIFNVLESRFVDAEYFIQLVIFSLGDNRYLDKMIVVIEEQERSSIVTSIVTKMIALISPEISANQENYRQFIIEQGFSLISNVEDSNLQLFLNNIKLLGVIYHDISLPITPSETQALTFIAENQMYTLDKSSYRVIVAGLLQYENIPCDRVDELPWSLLEKYQLSSVKEYVNDNIDIFVREIFIDSKESSEAIVSVLTHSNLSDDLKIGILKKMQFTVVDLHDFPEHIDADMDELSYHDLFYRYDRIAPGWDALLNYICEGCNLEVLTQYIEEHAQVLSQKEVSLVDGDRYDLLYMKVICNDKLSDSAYFSVLKPVYINVHYWDERLSLDNFLRLIKNSKVELDTESFKQAVQCFISDTAKGSIEPFVLWFSQFKETFFSDTDYYLRDEHDDTFLEEMLVAIHNSQCFTFSEKATLLFKYRERYHESFLDELTISNEGLLAIIALSTDDNFSMNLIVRLLKNGYRSRVEIARLVGRLEEKEFSKIFNQKSATLNLSNGQQAELFLSALQQAGLIKKWSLREAGKYHVHCCYEEDENYID, encoded by the coding sequence ATGGCTCTATTGGATGTAATAAAAGGCTGTTGGTCAGCAAAAGAAACTGGTGCTTCGATTAATGAACGACAGGGAGTCTATGATACCTTAACGCCGAAAATAATTACTGATAGCAGTGTTGAACCTTATTTTGATGCGCTGGATTTTGCTTTTTCCAAATCAGATGTGAAAAATATTGCTATTACTGGACCTTATGGTGCAGGTAAAAGCACAGTTATTCTTTCTTATCTTAAATCTCGCCTTAAAAAAGATTTTATCAATGTGTCACTTGCTGATTTTTCCTTGTCAGGAAAGAGTGAAAAATCAGAATCAGAGAGCGTAGAGATTGAATTAAGCATACTCCAGCAGATCCTGTACAAGGAAAATAAAGATAATCTTCCTGATTCACGTATTGATCGGATTCAGAATAGAAATAAAAAACACATTTTTTCTCTTTTCGCTACTGTATTAACAGTGGTTGGGCCGATATTATTGTTAGCTGTGGCACTGTTTCCTAAAAAAATCCTGTCATTATTTAGCGTAGATGAAGTTACGCTAAATACGATCATTGATGCTTATCCAGCACGGTTGGTATTTAGCGCTTTTATGGGAATGGTTGGTTTGTTTTTTATCGTTCGGGCTGCTTCCAAAGCTGGTATTTTCGATAAGAAAATCAAGCTTAGCAAGATAGCATTTCTTCAGGGTAGTGCCGATATGGCATCCCAGGATGCTTCTTCACTGCTTAATAACTGCCTGGATGAGATTGTCTATTTCTTTTCCCGTTCACAACATAAAATTGTGGTATTTGAGGATTTAGACAGGTTAGGTAACACCGAAGTATTTGTTAAGCTAAGAGAGATTAACCAGATAGTTAATAATAATATCCAGGGTGAACCGGTTAGATTTGTCTATGCCTGCCGGGATGATATTTTCCTTGGTGCAGATATCCGGACTAAATTTTTTGACTTTATTTTACCTGTGATCCCAGTGATGGATTCCCGGAATGCCTACACTCATTTAAAAAACAAACTAAATGATTTTCCGACCAATGAGCAGGCGCTTCTTAAGCAGATGTCATTGTATATAAGTGATATGCGCTCTTTGCAAAATATTGTCAATGAGTTCAATCTGTTCAAGAAGGTGGTTGATGACAATAGGAATCAGGCGAAGATTTTTTCACTTATCTTTTATAAGAATATCTACGCACAAGATTATAACCTGACGGATAAAAAATCAGGTGTTTTATATTCATTTATCCACGACTATCGTCTGCGTAAGCTACATGAAAATTATTTCATTAGTTTGGATGAACGATTGCAGCAGCTTAATACTAAATTAGCAAGGATAAAACAGGAGTTTGCTACCTCTGATGCAGATTTGCGTAAACAAATCATTAGTCGTTTTATTTCTCCGGAGTTGTGGCCATTAATCTCATTTGCTAAACAGAATTCTAATTATTATGGGCAATATGACAAATATTCAGCGCGGAATTTTTATGAAAGTGAGAGTGATTTTAAAAGTTTCTTTTCTAACTCTGCACAGTTATATATTGGGTGTGAAATTAATAGAGGACCGCAATTTTTTCAAATTGACACAACTTCAATAGTAGAAGAGTACAACAAAAGAGTTGAAGTTATCGCCAAAGATAAAGCAGCAGAATATCAAAAAACCATCAGTGAAATTGATGAGGTAAAAGAAAAAATTCGTACCCGAAATTCCATTTCTCTGGCGGATTTATTAAATTTAATTGGATGGGAAAGATTTAAGGCGATTGCTGAAGGTTATATTGAAAAATGTGATGATCGCACGATTATTGACTTGGAACAGCTGGATACTATCCGCAATGGATTCCGCTTTGGCGGCTTAGAGGCTCTTTATTATCTGTTGACCAATGGTCATATTATGCAGGATGTCATGATGTTCAGGTCTGTCTTTCATCAGGGAACCATTTCTGTTAATGATAATGACTATATAAAAGCCGTTGGTCGTCATATGGGTTGTGAAGAAGTAAACCAAAAATTCTTACTGGACAACCCCAAAGATGTGTTGGCGGAATTGATTGGCCAGCGTTATCAATATCGCGCTGGTGCTATCCACCATCAAATCGTAGCACTATTGCTTGATAGCCGTCATAGCGTTGACACAAAAACTTTGTCTGACATGGTTTCTATGATATTCCAGCAATCCTCTACGGATATTCTGGCTATATTTAATGTTTTAGAGTCCAGATTTGTTGATGCTGAATATTTCATCCAGTTAGTGATCTTTTCCTTGGGGGATAACCGCTATCTGGATAAGATGATCGTTGTGATTGAGGAACAAGAACGCAGCAGTATCGTCACGTCAATTGTTACGAAGATGATAGCTTTAATCTCACCTGAGATATCAGCCAATCAGGAAAATTATCGACAATTCATTATCGAGCAAGGATTTAGTTTGATTTCTAATGTGGAGGATAGCAATCTTCAACTATTTCTTAACAATATCAAACTTCTTGGCGTTATTTACCATGATATTTCTTTGCCGATCACTCCCTCTGAAACTCAGGCATTAACCTTTATCGCCGAAAACCAGATGTATACTCTTGATAAGAGCAGTTACAGAGTTATCGTTGCTGGATTGTTACAATATGAAAATATACCTTGCGATCGGGTAGATGAGCTGCCGTGGTCATTACTGGAGAAGTACCAATTATCCAGCGTAAAAGAGTACGTGAATGACAATATCGATATTTTTGTTCGGGAAATATTTATAGACTCTAAGGAAAGTAGTGAGGCTATTGTATCGGTGCTTACTCACTCAAATTTAAGTGATGACCTTAAAATTGGTATACTGAAAAAGATGCAATTCACTGTGGTGGATTTACATGATTTTCCAGAGCATATTGATGCTGATATGGATGAATTATCATACCATGATCTGTTCTACCGCTACGATCGCATAGCGCCGGGATGGGATGCTTTATTAAATTATATTTGCGAAGGGTGCAACCTTGAGGTATTAACCCAATATATTGAAGAGCATGCTCAGGTTTTGAGCCAAAAGGAAGTGAGCCTGGTTGATGGGGATCGCTATGATCTCCTTTATATGAAGGTTATTTGCAATGATAAACTTAGTGATAGTGCATATTTCTCAGTGTTAAAACCAGTTTATATTAATGTTCATTATTGGGATGAACGGTTGAGCTTGGATAACTTTCTGCGTCTGATAAAAAATAGCAAAGTAGAGTTGGATACAGAATCCTTTAAACAGGCAGTGCAATGTTTCATTTCGGATACTGCTAAGGGAAGTATTGAACCATTTGTACTGTGGTTTTCTCAATTTAAAGAAACCTTTTTCTCCGATACAGATTATTATCTTCGGGATGAGCATGACGATACTTTTCTTGAGGAAATGTTGGTTGCTATTCATAACTCCCAGTGCTTCACTTTTTCGGAAAAAGCCACGCTGCTGTTCAAATACCGTGAGCGTTACCATGAGTCCTTCCTTGATGAGCTAACTATCTCTAACGAAGGTTTACTCGCTATAATTGCGCTTTCTACTGATGATAATTTTTCCATGAATCTGATAGTCAGGCTGTTAAAAAATGGCTATCGCAGTCGAGTGGAGATCGCACGTCTGGTGGGCAGGCTTGAAGAAAAAGAATTCTCTAAGATATTTAATCAAAAAAGCGCAACACTGAATCTCAGTAATGGTCAACAAGCGGAACTATTCCTGTCTGCTTTACAGCAAGCTGGTCTTATTAAAAAATGGTCACTTCGGGAAGCAGGCAAATATCACGTACACTGCTGTTATGAAGAGGATGAGAACTACATTGATTGA
- a CDS encoding TIGR03757 family integrating conjugative element protein: MKLRDFILLPALLPVSVLASTVVYTDSQHLPENLSPNVVVVLLDEPERLQAKVFGQLPADPELAAMQARQVMSSPQWQQKQQQLVTAYRQVVHARELGIRKVPAVVFDERDVVYGTTDVARAQALRLQAGGGQ; encoded by the coding sequence ATGAAATTACGTGATTTTATCCTTCTGCCGGCGTTGTTGCCGGTATCCGTTCTGGCCAGCACGGTGGTATATACCGACAGCCAGCACTTGCCTGAAAATCTTTCCCCGAATGTCGTGGTTGTGTTGCTGGATGAACCTGAACGCCTGCAGGCGAAAGTGTTTGGCCAGCTTCCGGCTGACCCGGAGCTGGCAGCAATGCAGGCCAGGCAGGTGATGTCCTCCCCTCAGTGGCAACAAAAGCAGCAGCAACTGGTCACGGCATATCGCCAGGTAGTGCACGCCCGGGAACTCGGTATTCGCAAGGTGCCCGCTGTCGTTTTTGACGAACGGGATGTGGTTTATGGCACAACTGATGTCGCGCGGGCTCAGGCACTACGGCTGCAGGCAGGAGGTGGTCAGTGA